In Spirobacillus cienkowskii, a genomic segment contains:
- a CDS encoding cyclic nucleotide-binding domain-containing protein: MKNANIVLPPKTIVVQEGDETKGIYVIQEGKVELFKIIEGFEISLGEISRGQIIGLSTLINRERHIVTARTVIQTVTLFYPVETIIPFFNEVNPIVSIFIKSASERVKYFSQQLIETKKNEKKLIKTTGSPHQHASQLAYLLAGFIRQGTIEHDDNKIYPLKSFLINAELILNKKFDYLEKMFNLFSSGGLIKIVFDKKYGNIILKPNPQLIEDFAVYSASIAKKGIGGFIPIKSHKWISGLIRINRRYKESEGVFLKQTFPGLIGKELGRNDGEEIMIQLLSLKLVHEKGIDQQNMKIILNASQLQKRVIFESISRGVNDIDKITTPEKKTTE; this comes from the coding sequence GTGAAAAACGCAAATATAGTGCTACCTCCAAAAACTATCGTCGTACAAGAAGGGGACGAAACAAAAGGAATTTATGTTATCCAAGAAGGAAAGGTAGAACTATTTAAAATTATAGAGGGTTTTGAAATTTCTTTAGGAGAAATTTCAAGAGGTCAAATCATTGGCTTAAGCACTTTAATTAACAGAGAAAGACACATTGTGACTGCCAGAACTGTGATTCAAACAGTCACACTTTTTTATCCTGTAGAAACAATTATACCTTTTTTTAATGAAGTAAATCCCATTGTGAGCATTTTTATTAAGTCGGCTTCAGAAAGAGTGAAATACTTTTCACAGCAACTGATCGAAACAAAAAAGAACGAAAAAAAACTTATTAAAACGACTGGTTCACCACATCAACATGCTTCACAACTTGCATACCTTCTAGCTGGATTTATCCGTCAAGGCACGATTGAACATGACGACAACAAAATTTATCCTTTAAAATCTTTTTTAATCAATGCAGAATTAATTCTAAATAAGAAGTTTGATTATTTAGAAAAAATGTTTAACTTATTTTCATCTGGTGGCTTAATTAAGATCGTATTTGATAAAAAATATGGGAATATTATTTTAAAACCAAACCCCCAATTAATAGAAGACTTTGCTGTTTACTCTGCTTCAATCGCCAAAAAAGGGATTGGAGGATTTATTCCAATTAAAAGTCACAAATGGATAAGTGGTCTCATTCGCATAAATAGGCGTTATAAAGAAAGCGAAGGCGTATTTTTAAAACAAACTTTTCCTGGACTGATTGGTAAAGAGCTTGGTCGCAACGATGGCGAAGAAATTATGATTCAACTGCTCTCTTTAAAACTTGTTCATGAAAAAGGAATCGATCAGCAAAACATGAAAATTATCCTTAATGCCTCACAACTGCAAAAAAGAGTAATTTTCGAAAGTATTTCTCGAGGCGTT